In the Candidatus Methylomirabilis sp. genome, one interval contains:
- a CDS encoding M48 family metalloprotease — translation RNRDTLISTIAATLAGVIVMLARIAMWMPVFGGGGRDDEDRGGGAMGFLFLAILAPIAATLIQLAISRSREFQADETGARLTHKPYALASALQKLEIGANRLPMEDANPATSHLFIVNPIRGNALFKLFSTHPPMEERIARLRALVV, via the coding sequence CGCAATCGCGATACGCTGATCAGCACGATCGCGGCGACGCTCGCCGGCGTGATTGTGATGCTGGCCCGGATAGCGATGTGGATGCCGGTCTTTGGCGGCGGTGGCCGCGATGACGAGGATCGCGGAGGTGGCGCGATGGGATTTCTGTTCCTGGCTATTCTGGCCCCTATCGCAGCGACCCTGATCCAGTTGGCGATCTCTCGGTCCCGGGAGTTTCAGGCCGACGAGACGGGCGCCCGACTGACTCATAAGCCGTATGCATTGGCCTCGGCCCTGCAAAAGCTTGAGATCGGAGCCAACCGTCTGCCCATGGAGGATGCCAACCCTGCCACCTCTCATCTCTTCATTGTGAACCCAATCCGTGGGAATGCGCTGTTTAAGCTCTTCTCCACCCATCCGCCCATGGAGGAGCGCATTGCCCGCCTGCGAGCGCTTGTGGTCTGA